In a single window of the Streptacidiphilus sp. P02-A3a genome:
- a CDS encoding 8-amino-7-oxononanoate synthase codes for MSTVAGTAPVTPSTPVTPVTSSAPVTDPFDWLEQAAADRRRAGLVRTLRHRAPDQDLLDLAGNDYLGLVRHPRVTRAAADAALRWGGGSTGSRLVTGSTELHAELEAELADFCGAEAALVFSSGYTANLAALTALTDADTLIVSDALNHASLIDGCRLSRARVVRARHRDPESVRAALAARTERRALVVSDSVFSVDGDAAPLAELAAACREYGAALLTDDAHGLGVLGPGGTGALAAAGLAGRPDVLATVTLSKSLGSQGGAVVGPRRVIEHLVQAARTFIFDTGLAPASVGAALGALRLLRAEPQRAERAGRVARTLSARLAAAGLPVSSPQAAVVSVRVDAPEDALAWAAACRDKGLAVGCFRPPSVPDRWSRLRLTARADLTEEQIDFAVEVITRTAPGR; via the coding sequence ATGAGCACCGTGGCCGGAACCGCCCCGGTGACCCCGTCCACCCCGGTGACCCCGGTGACCTCGTCCGCCCCGGTGACCGATCCGTTCGACTGGCTGGAGCAGGCCGCCGCCGACCGCCGCCGGGCGGGCCTGGTCCGCACCCTGCGGCACCGGGCCCCGGACCAGGACCTGCTGGACCTCGCCGGCAACGACTACCTCGGGCTGGTCCGCCACCCGAGGGTGACCCGCGCCGCCGCCGACGCCGCGCTGCGCTGGGGCGGCGGCTCCACCGGCTCCCGACTGGTCACCGGCAGCACCGAGCTGCACGCCGAACTCGAAGCCGAACTCGCCGACTTCTGCGGCGCCGAGGCGGCGCTGGTCTTCTCCAGCGGCTACACCGCCAACCTGGCCGCGCTGACCGCGCTCACCGACGCGGACACGCTGATCGTCTCCGACGCGCTCAACCACGCCTCGCTGATCGACGGCTGTCGGCTGTCCCGGGCCCGGGTGGTCCGCGCCCGGCACCGCGACCCGGAGTCGGTCCGGGCGGCGCTCGCCGCCCGGACCGAGCGCCGGGCGCTGGTCGTCAGCGACTCGGTGTTCTCGGTGGACGGCGACGCCGCCCCGCTCGCCGAACTCGCCGCCGCCTGCCGCGAGTACGGCGCGGCACTGCTCACCGACGACGCGCACGGACTGGGCGTGCTCGGCCCCGGCGGCACGGGCGCGCTGGCCGCCGCCGGGCTCGCCGGGCGCCCCGACGTGCTGGCCACGGTCACCCTGTCCAAGTCGCTTGGCTCCCAGGGCGGCGCGGTGGTCGGCCCGCGCCGGGTGATCGAGCACCTGGTGCAGGCCGCGCGCACCTTCATCTTCGACACCGGGCTGGCCCCGGCGTCGGTCGGGGCCGCGCTCGGCGCGCTGCGGCTGCTGCGCGCCGAGCCGCAGCGCGCCGAGCGGGCCGGGCGGGTCGCCCGGACGCTGTCGGCCCGGCTGGCCGCCGCCGGGCTGCCGGTGAGCAGCCCGCAGGCCGCCGTGGTCTCGGTCCGGGTGGACGCCCCCGAGGACGCCCTGGCCTGGGCCGCCGCCTGCCGGGACAAGGGCCTGGCGGTCGGCTGCTTCCGGCCGCCGTCGGTACCGGACCGCTGGTCCCGGCTGCGGCTGACCGCCCGGGCGGACCTGACCGAGGAGCAGATCGACTTCGCGGTCGAGGTGATCACCCGGACCGCCCCCGGCCGCTGA
- a CDS encoding C40 family peptidase produces the protein MLTVAALAGSTLLTAAPASAATIEDRALTIAESKHGDPYLWGAAGPDAFDCSGLTYYSFRHAGRQLPRTAQAQYDSVEHISRGQLVPGDLVFFHTAGGYVYHVGIYAGQNEIWHSPHPGARVRRERIWTDEVWFGRIR, from the coding sequence GTGCTCACCGTCGCCGCGCTGGCCGGGAGCACCCTGCTGACGGCCGCCCCGGCGAGCGCCGCCACCATCGAGGACCGGGCGCTGACCATCGCCGAGTCCAAGCACGGCGACCCGTACCTCTGGGGCGCGGCCGGTCCGGACGCCTTCGACTGCTCCGGGCTGACGTACTACTCGTTCCGGCACGCGGGTCGGCAGCTGCCGCGGACCGCCCAGGCCCAGTACGACAGCGTGGAGCACATCTCCCGCGGCCAGCTGGTCCCGGGCGACCTGGTCTTCTTCCACACCGCCGGCGGCTACGTCTACCACGTGGGGATCTACGCCGGGCAGAACGAGATCTGGCACTCGCCGCACCCGGGCGCCCGGGTGCGGCGGGAGCGGATCTGGACCGACGAGGTCTGGTTCGGCCGGATCCGCTAG
- a CDS encoding Gfo/Idh/MocA family protein — MNKTIRWGILATGNIAEQFTRDLLLLPDAEVVAVGSRSEESARAFADRFGIPRAHGSWAALAADEQVDIVYVATPHHAHYQAARLCLEAGRAVLCEKPFTLNAAESRELTALASKHGRFLMEAMWMRCNPAVLRAAELIADGAIGTVGLLQADFGLAGPFDPTHRLRNPELGGGALLDLGVYPVALAHLLLGVPDSVQAWASLTPEGVDAATALLLGYDSGAVATLSCGIVAGTPVRAAVSGTEGRIELPAPFFRPGELLLYRGEDERQPEVIPAPYTGLGYAHEAEEAMRCLREGRLESPLVPWSSTLEVMDILDAVRAQTGVRYPGERQDG, encoded by the coding sequence ATGAACAAAACCATCCGCTGGGGCATCCTGGCCACCGGGAACATCGCCGAGCAGTTCACCCGCGACCTCCTGCTGCTGCCCGATGCCGAGGTGGTCGCCGTCGGCTCCCGCAGCGAGGAGTCCGCCCGGGCCTTCGCCGACCGGTTCGGCATCCCCCGCGCCCACGGCAGTTGGGCCGCGCTGGCTGCGGACGAGCAGGTGGACATCGTCTACGTGGCCACCCCGCACCACGCCCACTACCAGGCCGCCCGGCTCTGCCTGGAGGCCGGGCGGGCGGTCCTGTGCGAGAAGCCGTTCACGCTGAACGCCGCCGAGTCCCGCGAGCTCACCGCGCTGGCGTCGAAGCACGGACGCTTCCTGATGGAGGCCATGTGGATGCGCTGCAACCCGGCCGTGCTCCGGGCGGCGGAGCTGATCGCGGACGGCGCGATCGGCACCGTCGGGCTGCTGCAAGCGGACTTCGGCCTCGCCGGGCCGTTCGACCCGACCCACCGGCTGCGGAACCCCGAGCTCGGCGGCGGGGCGCTGCTGGACCTCGGCGTCTACCCGGTGGCGCTGGCGCACCTGCTGCTCGGGGTGCCGGACAGCGTCCAGGCCTGGGCCAGCCTCACCCCGGAGGGGGTGGACGCCGCCACCGCGCTGCTGCTCGGCTACGACTCGGGCGCGGTCGCCACCCTCAGCTGCGGCATCGTCGCCGGGACGCCGGTGCGGGCCGCCGTCTCCGGGACCGAGGGCCGGATCGAGCTGCCCGCGCCCTTCTTCCGCCCGGGCGAGCTGCTGCTCTACCGGGGCGAGGACGAGCGGCAGCCCGAGGTGATCCCGGCGCCGTACACCGGGCTCGGCTACGCGCACGAGGCCGAGGAGGCCATGCGCTGCCTGCGCGAGGGCCGGTTGGAGAGCCCGCTGGTGCCCTGGAGCAGCACCCTGGAGGTGATGGACATCCTGGACGCCGTCCGGGCGCAGACCGGGGTCCGCTACCCGGGCGAGCGCCAGGACGGCTGA
- a CDS encoding glutamate synthase subunit beta, which produces MADPWGFLRTPAQSWPLRPVPERVRDWRDVHRPHALLPIVSAQAGRCMDCGIPFCHQACPLGNLIPEWNRLVEEEDWAAASERLHATNNFPEFTGLTCPAPCESGCVLAIDAEPVTIKNVEAAIAEYAWNEGWVRPLPPERQSDRTVAVIGSGPAGLACAQQLTRAGHTVAVYERDDRLGGLLRYGIPSFKLEKHQVDRRIEQMRAEGTVFRPGVAVGSDVDAAELRARHDAVVVAVGATVPRELPVPGRELSGIEQAMEFLPLANRVQQGDLPRSPLSAEGRRVVIVGGGDTGADCLGTVLRQGAASVRQLDIRPQPGADRPPEDPWPTYPLVYRVTPAHEEARTLAHPAGESDHDARTFAAATVEFTGDREGRVRALRVADAAPDSRLPVPGSERLIPTDLVLLALGFSGPERHAGLMSQLGLGLTGGGAFARDQDFAAGMPGVFVAGDAGRGQSIIVWAIAEGRAVAAAVDRYLTGASNLPAPVHPADRNLSAR; this is translated from the coding sequence ATGGCCGATCCCTGGGGCTTCCTGCGAACCCCCGCCCAGAGCTGGCCGCTGCGCCCGGTCCCGGAGCGGGTCCGGGACTGGCGGGACGTGCACCGGCCGCACGCGCTGCTGCCGATCGTCAGCGCGCAGGCCGGGCGCTGCATGGACTGCGGCATCCCCTTCTGCCACCAGGCCTGCCCCCTGGGCAACCTGATCCCGGAGTGGAACCGGCTGGTCGAGGAGGAGGACTGGGCGGCGGCCAGCGAGCGGCTGCACGCCACCAACAACTTCCCCGAGTTCACCGGCCTGACCTGTCCCGCGCCCTGCGAGAGCGGCTGCGTGCTGGCGATCGACGCGGAGCCGGTGACCATCAAGAACGTGGAAGCGGCCATCGCCGAGTACGCCTGGAACGAGGGCTGGGTGCGCCCGCTGCCGCCGGAGCGGCAGTCGGACCGGACGGTCGCGGTGATCGGCTCCGGACCGGCCGGGCTGGCCTGCGCGCAGCAGCTCACCCGGGCCGGGCACACCGTCGCGGTGTACGAGCGCGACGACCGCCTCGGCGGGCTGCTCAGGTACGGCATCCCGTCGTTCAAGCTGGAGAAGCACCAGGTGGACCGCCGGATCGAGCAGATGCGGGCGGAGGGGACGGTCTTCCGTCCGGGCGTCGCGGTCGGCTCCGACGTCGACGCCGCCGAGCTGCGGGCCCGCCACGACGCGGTGGTGGTCGCCGTCGGCGCCACCGTCCCGCGCGAACTGCCGGTGCCCGGGCGCGAGTTGTCCGGCATCGAGCAGGCGATGGAGTTCCTGCCGCTGGCCAACCGGGTGCAGCAGGGCGACCTGCCCCGCTCACCGCTGAGCGCCGAGGGACGCCGGGTGGTGATCGTCGGCGGCGGCGACACCGGCGCCGACTGCCTGGGCACGGTGCTGCGGCAGGGCGCGGCCTCGGTCCGGCAGCTCGACATCAGGCCGCAGCCGGGAGCGGACCGCCCGCCGGAGGACCCCTGGCCCACCTACCCGCTGGTCTACCGGGTCACCCCGGCCCACGAGGAGGCCCGGACCCTGGCGCACCCGGCCGGTGAGTCCGACCACGACGCCCGGACCTTCGCCGCCGCCACCGTCGAGTTCACCGGCGACCGGGAGGGCCGGGTCCGGGCGCTGCGGGTGGCCGACGCGGCGCCCGACAGCCGCCTCCCGGTGCCCGGCAGCGAGCGGCTGATCCCGACCGACCTGGTCCTGCTCGCCCTCGGCTTCTCCGGCCCGGAGCGGCACGCCGGGCTGATGTCCCAGCTCGGCCTGGGCCTGACCGGTGGCGGCGCCTTCGCCCGCGACCAGGACTTCGCGGCCGGGATGCCGGGGGTCTTCGTCGCCGGTGACGCCGGCCGCGGCCAGTCGATCATCGTCTGGGCCATCGCCGAGGGCCGGGCCGTCGCCGCCGCGGTCGACCGCTACCTCACCGGTGCCAGCAACCTCCCCGCCCCGGTCCACCCCGCGGACCGGAACCTGTCCGCCCGCTGA